In the genome of Hymenobacter taeanensis, one region contains:
- a CDS encoding SDR family oxidoreductase has protein sequence MNLSNNTILITGGATGIGLALTERFLKVGSKVIVCGRRAEALEQAQRRLPGLHTRVCDVARPEEREDLARWVQQEFPGLNVLINNAGIQNRWQLAAPDTSSNWADYQNELAINVEAPMHLALLLIPHLRQQQHPAIINVTSGLSFAPAAFAPIYSATKAAMHSFTLSLRHQLASTPIRVLEIVPPAVNTDLGGPGLHTFGAPVDAFADSVLERLAQGEQEVGYGTSEEARLASREQLNTRFKLINK, from the coding sequence ATGAATCTTAGCAATAACACCATCCTGATTACCGGCGGCGCCACGGGCATAGGCCTGGCGCTTACGGAACGGTTTCTGAAAGTGGGCAGCAAGGTTATAGTGTGCGGCCGCCGGGCCGAAGCTCTGGAACAAGCCCAGCGCCGCCTGCCGGGCCTGCATACCCGCGTGTGCGACGTGGCCCGCCCCGAGGAGCGCGAAGACCTGGCCCGCTGGGTGCAGCAAGAGTTTCCAGGCCTTAACGTGCTCATTAACAACGCTGGCATTCAGAACCGCTGGCAGCTGGCCGCTCCTGATACGTCTAGCAACTGGGCCGACTACCAAAATGAGCTGGCCATTAACGTAGAGGCGCCCATGCACCTGGCGCTGCTGCTGATACCGCACCTGCGTCAGCAGCAACATCCCGCCATCATTAATGTTACTTCGGGGCTGTCGTTTGCGCCAGCAGCTTTTGCGCCCATCTACAGTGCTACCAAGGCGGCCATGCACTCCTTTACGCTGTCGTTGCGGCATCAACTGGCCAGCACGCCCATTCGGGTGCTGGAGATTGTGCCCCCAGCCGTTAACACCGACCTCGGCGGACCGGGTCTGCACACCTTTGGGGCACCCGTTGATGCCTTCGCCGACTCGGTGCTGGAGCGCTTGGCTCAGGGAGAGCAGGAGGTAGGCTACGGAACTTCGGAGGAAGCGCGCCTGGCCTCACGTGAACAGCTAAATACCCGGTTTAAGCTCATAAATAAGTAG
- a CDS encoding spore photoproduct lyase family protein, with protein MTNQTLELFDLPVLNAAPQPTPAPLTHNARLWLPKRVLFTPDALDEPFGQQIYERVAAQGLPIEVLKSNRITGLRGEDARETYRNAKNTMAVVKAPAGALRLQPTPPSADWQMNLAEGCPAHCQYCYLAGSLQGPPVVRVFANLPQLLHNTATYEQAGRRTSFEVSCYTDVLGIEHLTGSLAECIRYFGTREGAQLRFVSKYNQVDSLLGLPHNGHTRARVSLNAEPVARRLEGGTASIEARLQALRQLALPHAQGGGGYPVGVVLAPIMQIPNWRQHYTELFDRMAAALDFECDLTVEFITHRFTPGSRDVLQQWYPNTSLDFDEATRAVKRNKFGGVKYVYQPEDMRTLRQFFYEEWQKRFPNAPVQYWT; from the coding sequence ATGACAAACCAGACCTTGGAGCTCTTCGATTTACCTGTGTTGAACGCTGCCCCGCAGCCCACCCCAGCGCCCCTGACGCATAACGCGCGGCTCTGGCTGCCCAAGCGGGTGCTCTTCACCCCCGATGCGTTGGATGAGCCCTTTGGCCAGCAGATTTATGAGCGCGTGGCCGCTCAAGGGCTGCCCATTGAGGTGCTGAAAAGCAACCGTATTACTGGCCTACGGGGTGAGGACGCGCGCGAGACGTACCGCAATGCCAAGAACACTATGGCTGTGGTGAAAGCCCCGGCCGGCGCGCTGCGCCTGCAGCCCACCCCGCCCTCCGCCGACTGGCAGATGAACCTGGCCGAGGGCTGCCCAGCGCACTGCCAGTACTGCTACCTGGCTGGTAGCCTACAGGGGCCACCGGTGGTGCGGGTGTTTGCCAACCTGCCCCAGTTGCTGCACAATACTGCCACCTACGAGCAAGCTGGCCGCCGCACCTCTTTTGAGGTGAGTTGCTACACCGATGTACTTGGTATAGAGCACCTCACGGGCAGCCTGGCCGAGTGCATCCGCTACTTCGGCACCCGCGAAGGTGCGCAGCTGCGCTTTGTGAGTAAGTACAACCAGGTTGACTCGCTGCTGGGCCTCCCTCACAATGGCCACACCCGAGCCCGGGTGAGCCTCAACGCCGAGCCCGTGGCCCGGCGGCTGGAAGGAGGGACTGCCTCAATAGAGGCGCGCCTGCAGGCTTTGCGCCAGCTGGCCCTGCCGCATGCCCAGGGTGGCGGTGGCTACCCCGTGGGGGTAGTGCTGGCTCCCATTATGCAAATCCCTAACTGGCGGCAGCACTACACGGAACTGTTTGACCGAATGGCCGCCGCGCTTGACTTTGAGTGCGACCTTACGGTGGAGTTCATTACGCACCGCTTTACGCCCGGCTCCCGCGACGTGCTGCAGCAGTGGTACCCTAATACTTCCCTGGACTTTGATGAAGCCACTCGTGCTGTGAAGCGCAATAAGTTTGGGGGCGTGAAGTACGTGTACCAGCCCGAAGACATGCGCACCCTGCGGCAGTTCTTCTATGAAGAGTGGCAGAAGCGCTTCCCTAATGCGCCTGTTCAGTACTGGACGTAA